cattagggtacttatcTCAGTTGCTACTATTTATAATTtgatagtacaccaaatggatgtaaaaCCAGCTTTTCTAAacggtgacttagaagaagaaatctatatggaacaaccggaaggttttgtgatccatggacaagaaaacaaggtctgtaagttagataagttcttgtatggattaaaacaagctcctaagcaatggcatgaaaagtttgataacttaatgatatcgaatgggtacaaagtgaatgaaagtgacaaatgcgtttattacaaatctgagaatcgcatttgcactatcatatgtctataTGTAGACGATCTACTCATACTTGGATCAAACATTCACGCCGTTAATGCTATGAAATCATTGttgtgcaacaactttgatatgaaagacctcGGAGAAGCGAGTGTGATTCTTGGCATCAAGATCACAAACTCCGAACCaggaatttctttggatcaatcacattacgtggaaaagatcttaaagaaatataattattttgaatGTAAACCATCGAGCACACCATATGATCCAAGCATGAAACTATTTAAGAACACTGGTGAAAGTGTCAGACAGGCAGAATATGCAAGCATCATTGGCAGTCTTAGGTATGCCACTGATTGTACCAGACCAGACATTGCATATGTCGTAGGATTGTTGTGTAGGTTTACGAGTAGACCGAGTAATGAGCATTGGCGagctattgagcgagtcatgCGGTACCTTAAAAAGACAAAGAACCTCGGTCTACATTATCATAGATTTCCTGCAgtacttgaaggatacagtgATGCAGATTGGAATACCTTATCAGATGATTCTAAAGCTACTAAtggctatgtattcaacatagCCGTTGGAGCTGTaacttggaaatcaaagaaacagactATCCTGGCTAAGTCCACGATGGATTCTGAAATGATAGCATtagcaaatgctagtgaagaa
The window above is part of the Vicia villosa cultivar HV-30 ecotype Madison, WI unplaced genomic scaffold, Vvil1.0 ctg.001588F_1_1, whole genome shotgun sequence genome. Proteins encoded here:
- the LOC131635910 gene encoding secreted RxLR effector protein 161-like, encoding MKLFKNTGESVRQAEYASIIGSLRYATDCTRPDIAYVVGLLCRFTSRPSNEHWRAIERVMRYLKKTKNLGLHYHRFPAVLEGYSDADWNTLSDDSKATNGYVFNIAVGAVTWKSKKQTILAKSTMDSEMIALANASEEANLAMEICRKSQQDGRESKAKS